A genomic segment from Streptosporangium roseum DSM 43021 encodes:
- a CDS encoding acyl-CoA thioesterase — translation MSHTRPVQVHFDDLDAMGLLHNAHYGVLVERAISAFWTELGWHFDPARSRFKDVFLAVREFQITYHVPIMGAGEPLVHFWMERMGNTSGVYGFRVLSSDGQTVHAEGRRVNVNLDPATLRPTSFSDEIRDAAKVLAA, via the coding sequence TTGTCCCACACCCGTCCCGTCCAGGTGCACTTCGACGACCTCGACGCCATGGGCCTGCTGCACAACGCCCACTACGGCGTGCTCGTCGAACGCGCCATCAGCGCCTTCTGGACCGAGCTCGGCTGGCACTTCGACCCGGCCCGCTCCCGATTCAAGGACGTCTTCCTCGCGGTCCGGGAGTTCCAGATCACCTACCACGTGCCGATCATGGGCGCGGGCGAGCCACTGGTGCACTTCTGGATGGAGCGCATGGGCAACACCAGCGGCGTCTACGGCTTCCGCGTCCTGTCATCCGACGGCCAGACCGTGCATGCCGAGGGCCGCCGGGTGAACGTCAACCTCGACCCCGCCACGCTGCGGCCCACGTCGTTCAGCGACGAGATCCGCGACGCCGCGAAGGTGCTGGCCGCGTGA
- the fxlM gene encoding methyltransferase, FxLD system, translating to MTEWHDLREDLVAQVCERGISQAVADALRAVPRHVFLPEVPVHAVYQDDAIVTKRDAEGRPISSSSQPAMMALMLDQLGVEPGQRVLEIGSGTGYNAALLSRLVGPEGQVVSVDIDADLVARARDHLERAGYPEVIVVCGDGAEGFALRAPYDRVIATVGVWDLAPAWLDQLGPGGRIVAPLDLHGVQRSVALERAGGHWRSRSVVPCGFMRMRGPSAGPETTRVLDAGTDLTISLPEGGEIGDLVAALDGPATELFTEVNSGLAQLVDGLSLWLAVREPRWCTLSETQPGWLASGPLDLRGFKMVIGIVEGDSLCVLESEAYDTLVARAFGPDAARLAAELAAHIGAWDRAGRPMTDGLRIDAHVGAVPVGGLVIRKRHTTLALSWDTG from the coding sequence ATGACTGAGTGGCATGACCTGCGGGAGGACCTGGTCGCACAGGTGTGCGAGCGCGGGATCAGCCAGGCCGTGGCCGACGCGTTGCGGGCGGTGCCCCGGCACGTGTTCCTGCCGGAGGTCCCGGTGCACGCCGTGTACCAGGACGACGCCATCGTGACCAAGCGCGACGCGGAGGGCCGGCCGATCAGCTCGTCGTCACAGCCGGCGATGATGGCCCTGATGCTCGACCAGCTCGGCGTGGAGCCGGGCCAGCGGGTGCTGGAGATCGGGTCGGGGACGGGCTACAACGCCGCGCTGCTGTCCCGCCTGGTGGGGCCGGAGGGCCAGGTCGTGAGCGTCGACATCGACGCCGACCTGGTCGCACGGGCCCGGGACCACCTGGAGAGGGCCGGGTATCCCGAGGTGATCGTGGTGTGCGGGGACGGCGCGGAGGGGTTCGCGCTGCGGGCCCCCTACGACCGGGTGATCGCCACCGTCGGGGTGTGGGATCTGGCCCCGGCCTGGCTGGACCAGCTCGGCCCCGGCGGGCGCATCGTCGCCCCGCTGGATCTGCACGGGGTGCAGCGCTCGGTGGCCCTGGAGCGGGCGGGCGGGCACTGGCGGAGCCGCTCGGTGGTGCCCTGCGGGTTCATGCGGATGCGAGGTCCCTCCGCCGGCCCGGAGACGACCCGGGTGCTGGACGCCGGAACGGACCTCACGATCTCGCTGCCGGAGGGGGGCGAGATCGGCGACCTTGTGGCGGCGCTCGACGGCCCGGCCACCGAGCTGTTCACCGAGGTGAACAGCGGCCTCGCGCAGCTCGTCGACGGGCTGAGCCTGTGGCTGGCGGTGCGTGAACCCCGCTGGTGCACCCTGTCGGAGACACAGCCCGGATGGCTGGCGTCGGGCCCCCTCGATCTGCGAGGCTTCAAGATGGTCATCGGCATCGTCGAGGGCGACAGCCTCTGCGTGCTGGAGTCGGAAGCGTACGACACCCTGGTCGCGCGGGCCTTCGGACCCGATGCGGCCAGGCTGGCCGCCGAACTCGCCGCCCACATCGGGGCATGGGACAGGGCGGGACGTCCGATGACGGACGGACTGCGCATCGACGCCCATGTCGGCGCCGTGCCCGTCGGCGGGCTGGTCATCCGTAAACGGCACACCACGCTCGCCCTGTCCTGGGACACCGGCTGA
- a CDS encoding MarR family winged helix-turn-helix transcriptional regulator, which translates to MDTAEGTLPQRLRTLPSRLTNQAALTANRIVDQALAQAGVRRYHYKLLATLEEYGPGSQAALGRRTRIDRSDMVAIVNDLVERQLLERAPDPEDRRRNIITITAAGRGQLTRLDRLVAAAQDEFLAPLPAADRRTLVDLLTRLADHHGDKLI; encoded by the coding sequence GTGGACACCGCAGAGGGAACGCTGCCGCAGCGGCTGCGCACGCTGCCGAGCAGGTTGACCAACCAGGCAGCACTGACCGCCAACCGGATCGTGGATCAAGCGCTGGCCCAAGCCGGCGTCCGGCGCTACCACTACAAACTGCTCGCCACGCTGGAGGAGTACGGCCCGGGCAGCCAGGCCGCCCTCGGTCGCCGCACCCGCATCGACCGCAGCGACATGGTGGCTATCGTCAACGACCTCGTCGAACGGCAACTCCTCGAGCGCGCACCCGACCCGGAAGACCGCCGACGCAACATCATCACCATCACCGCGGCAGGCCGAGGGCAACTCACCCGCCTCGACCGGCTGGTCGCCGCCGCCCAAGACGAGTTCCTCGCCCCGCTGCCCGCGGCCGACCGGCGGACCCTGGTCGACCTGCTCACCCGCCTCGCCGATCATCACGGCGACAAGCTCATCTGA
- a CDS encoding STAS domain-containing protein — protein MLFGAGHGSAFTISCDLRENAAVIRVGGELGFHSAPLLREQLRRIWDGPDRPFLIVDLTEVTFCDSVGLSELVSALQHSEATGTRFVLAGVHGPLARVLTITGLRKAFEIHPSSDDALRQAAEARPDLPADGRPLSPGPDGTPPPAAPAL, from the coding sequence ATGTTGTTCGGGGCCGGGCATGGCTCGGCGTTCACCATCTCGTGCGACCTTCGCGAGAACGCGGCTGTGATCCGCGTCGGCGGAGAGCTCGGGTTCCATTCAGCCCCGCTCTTACGGGAGCAGCTACGCCGCATCTGGGACGGGCCCGACAGGCCCTTCCTCATCGTGGACCTGACGGAGGTCACCTTCTGCGATTCGGTCGGGCTGAGCGAGCTGGTCTCGGCCCTGCAGCACAGCGAGGCGACGGGCACCCGTTTCGTCCTCGCCGGCGTTCACGGGCCCCTGGCGCGCGTGCTGACGATCACCGGCCTCCGCAAGGCCTTCGAGATCCATCCCAGCTCCGATGACGCGCTGCGCCAGGCGGCCGAGGCCCGGCCGGACCTGCCCGCCGACGGGCGCCCCCTGTCGCCGGGTCCGGACGGCACACCGCCCCCGGCCGCGCCCGCCCTCTGA
- a CDS encoding FAD-binding oxidoreductase gives MLERQITDMLETDSAADALRTPTGVWTGRVHHDDRTGSFTVSFAPDGTVALRTPRSVGTGVWSAGRPGRFSYELTETLTPAAGRSGRAQIHVEAHLEGAVYRGIGTIRGETPGGVLVRTVTPAEFSADRLAGGQAAWHDVVSLAAPIRGRTLYPGDEGFEEACSGWLLTVEHRPAAVVVAAGADDVAAAVRFAAETGRPVAVQSTGHGKSVPADGAVFIATGELRELSVDPRAGTARIGAGLRWDEVLAAAAEHGLAPLCGSSGQVGVMGYLTGGGLPLACRTYGFAADYVRSLDIVTADGLLRTVSPAQEPDLFWAVRGGKSNFGVVVAAEIELLPLRTVYGGELHYPGEDPGHAAHVLGSYLAWVKEQPEEMSSSVTLLRLPDVPQLPEEFRGRSFVQFRVVYTGDEEQGARLMEPLRALGPEKDTCGAMPYTQITEIYQDPKNPVMVHLRSALLHELDDEAVEELVSFIDPSTPEGTFPGIELRHLGGALNRPPGRSHAVSTQGAAFHLWMRMPAPARRAADEVLERLRRWDTGAMLPGFLFDHDSAPERVRRAYTEADYRRLAALKAEYDPDHLFRVNHTIPPVSNGERTRS, from the coding sequence ATGCTGGAAAGGCAGATAACCGACATGCTGGAGACGGACTCCGCGGCCGACGCGCTCCGGACCCCCACGGGGGTCTGGACCGGCCGGGTGCACCACGACGACCGGACCGGCTCCTTCACCGTCTCGTTCGCGCCCGACGGCACCGTCGCGTTGCGCACTCCCCGCAGCGTGGGCACCGGGGTCTGGAGCGCAGGCCGGCCCGGCCGGTTCTCCTACGAGCTCACCGAGACTCTCACTCCGGCCGCCGGCCGATCGGGCCGCGCGCAGATCCATGTCGAGGCTCACCTCGAGGGGGCCGTATATCGCGGGATCGGCACCATCAGGGGGGAGACCCCCGGCGGCGTGCTGGTGCGCACCGTCACCCCGGCAGAGTTCAGCGCCGACCGTCTCGCCGGCGGGCAGGCGGCCTGGCACGACGTGGTGAGCCTGGCGGCGCCGATCCGGGGGCGCACGCTCTACCCCGGTGACGAGGGCTTCGAGGAGGCCTGCTCCGGCTGGTTGCTGACGGTCGAGCACCGGCCCGCGGCGGTCGTGGTCGCCGCCGGCGCCGATGACGTGGCCGCCGCCGTCCGGTTCGCGGCGGAGACAGGACGTCCGGTCGCGGTGCAGTCGACCGGGCACGGAAAGTCGGTGCCTGCGGATGGAGCCGTGTTCATCGCCACCGGGGAGCTGCGCGAGCTGTCGGTGGACCCGCGTGCCGGCACCGCAAGGATCGGAGCCGGGCTGCGGTGGGATGAGGTGCTCGCCGCAGCGGCCGAGCACGGCCTCGCGCCGCTGTGCGGCTCCTCCGGCCAGGTCGGGGTGATGGGCTACCTGACCGGCGGCGGGCTCCCGCTGGCCTGCCGCACGTACGGCTTCGCCGCCGACTACGTCCGCTCGCTCGACATCGTCACCGCCGACGGCCTGCTCCGCACCGTCTCGCCGGCCCAGGAGCCCGACCTGTTCTGGGCGGTGCGGGGCGGCAAGAGCAACTTCGGTGTCGTGGTCGCGGCCGAGATCGAGCTGCTGCCGCTGCGCACCGTCTACGGTGGTGAGCTTCACTACCCGGGGGAGGACCCCGGGCACGCGGCCCACGTGCTCGGCTCCTACCTGGCCTGGGTAAAGGAGCAGCCGGAGGAGATGTCGTCCTCGGTGACGCTGCTGCGCCTGCCTGACGTGCCGCAGTTGCCCGAGGAGTTCCGTGGCCGTTCGTTCGTGCAGTTCCGGGTGGTCTACACGGGGGACGAGGAGCAGGGCGCGCGGCTGATGGAGCCGTTGCGTGCGCTCGGCCCGGAGAAGGACACCTGCGGCGCCATGCCGTACACGCAGATCACCGAGATCTACCAGGATCCCAAGAACCCGGTCATGGTGCACCTGCGCAGCGCGTTGTTGCACGAACTGGACGACGAGGCCGTGGAGGAGCTGGTCTCGTTCATCGACCCGTCGACGCCCGAGGGCACGTTCCCCGGCATCGAGCTACGTCATCTGGGCGGGGCGCTGAACCGGCCGCCCGGCCGCTCGCACGCGGTCAGCACCCAGGGCGCGGCCTTCCACCTGTGGATGCGGATGCCGGCTCCGGCCAGGCGGGCCGCCGACGAGGTGCTGGAGCGGCTCCGGCGGTGGGACACCGGCGCCATGCTTCCGGGGTTCCTGTTCGACCACGACTCGGCTCCCGAGCGGGTCAGGCGGGCCTACACCGAGGCGGACTACCGGCGGCTGGCCGCGCTGAAGGCGGAGTACGACCCGGACCACCTTTTCCGCGTCAACCACACCATCCCGCCGGTCAGTAACGGTGAGCGCACCCGATCCTGA
- a CDS encoding STAS domain-containing protein, whose protein sequence is MTDALRLPVRSENATLVLRPEGELDVNTAAQLQAWLDDYLARGPRPATLVDLSGLTFVDSPGLAALLAMRRRLTGEGRAVAYADPTPQPARLLRITGLAANLPVFETLHEALRSLDAR, encoded by the coding sequence ATGACCGATGCTCTGCGCCTGCCGGTGAGGTCCGAGAACGCGACGCTGGTCCTGCGGCCCGAGGGGGAGCTGGACGTGAACACCGCGGCGCAGTTGCAGGCCTGGCTGGACGACTATCTCGCCCGCGGCCCGCGGCCCGCGACCCTGGTGGACCTGTCCGGGCTCACCTTCGTCGACTCCCCCGGGCTGGCCGCGCTGCTGGCGATGCGCCGGCGGCTGACCGGCGAGGGCAGGGCCGTCGCCTACGCCGATCCGACCCCGCAGCCGGCGCGGCTGCTGCGCATCACGGGCCTGGCGGCCAACCTCCCGGTCTTCGAGACCCTGCACGAGGCGCTGCGGTCGCTGGACGCCCGCTGA
- a CDS encoding SDR family NAD(P)-dependent oxidoreductase, giving the protein MTTQPYLSELFSLDDRVAVVTGGSSGIGRAIAGALARAGASVVVVARKEADLIATVDELAAHGCRAAWVSADLSTRDGVRLAAEKAVEAFGEPDILVNSAGINLRPPMAELNEDVWDVTMAVNLEAPYLLGQRFGPGMAERGYGRIIHISSQQAHRAFVQSGVYGVSKGGLESLARSQAEAWSSSGVTCNTLVPGFVMTALNARLSSDPEKVAALAARTMVGRNGLAEDFAGAAVFLAGRASGYVTGQSIFVDGGFSVH; this is encoded by the coding sequence ATGACCACACAGCCTTACCTGTCCGAACTGTTCTCTCTGGACGACCGGGTCGCCGTGGTGACCGGCGGGAGTTCCGGCATCGGCCGCGCCATAGCCGGGGCCCTCGCGCGCGCGGGGGCGAGCGTCGTGGTCGTGGCGCGCAAGGAGGCGGACCTGATCGCCACGGTTGACGAGCTGGCGGCCCACGGCTGCCGTGCGGCTTGGGTGAGCGCGGACCTGAGCACACGCGACGGGGTGCGGCTGGCGGCCGAGAAGGCGGTCGAGGCGTTCGGGGAGCCCGACATCCTCGTGAACAGCGCCGGGATCAACCTGCGCCCGCCGATGGCCGAGCTGAACGAGGACGTGTGGGACGTCACGATGGCAGTGAACCTGGAGGCGCCCTACCTGCTGGGACAGCGGTTCGGTCCCGGCATGGCGGAGCGGGGGTACGGGCGGATCATCCACATCAGCTCCCAGCAGGCGCACAGGGCGTTCGTCCAGAGCGGCGTCTACGGCGTCTCCAAGGGAGGGCTGGAGTCGCTGGCACGCTCGCAGGCCGAGGCGTGGTCGTCGAGTGGCGTCACCTGCAACACGCTCGTGCCGGGATTCGTGATGACGGCGCTCAACGCACGGCTGTCATCCGACCCCGAGAAGGTGGCGGCGCTGGCCGCTCGCACGATGGTCGGACGCAACGGTCTGGCCGAGGACTTCGCCGGTGCGGCGGTGTTCCTGGCCGGCCGCGCCTCCGGTTACGTCACCGGGCAGTCGATCTTCGTCGACGGCGGGTTCTCCGTGCACTGA
- a CDS encoding STAS domain-containing protein: MTAAVRFTLESGAQQAVTPVPVIALSGDLDFTNAEQLRADIQAALTPDHRDLVLDLTGLDFCDSTGIRIFLAIRKLLQERGGAVALTGLNSRLTRIFRLTGLVHAFTVQPTAADAVTLLRSRP; this comes from the coding sequence GTGACCGCTGCCGTCCGATTCACCCTTGAGAGCGGTGCGCAGCAGGCCGTGACGCCGGTGCCCGTGATCGCCCTGTCCGGTGATCTCGACTTCACCAACGCCGAGCAGTTGCGCGCCGACATCCAGGCCGCCCTCACCCCGGACCATCGGGACCTGGTGCTGGACCTGACCGGGCTGGACTTCTGTGATTCCACCGGGATCAGGATCTTCCTGGCCATCCGTAAACTCCTGCAGGAGCGCGGCGGAGCCGTCGCCCTGACCGGCCTCAACTCCCGGCTCACCAGGATCTTCCGGCTGACCGGGCTCGTCCACGCCTTCACCGTCCAGCCCACCGCCGCCGACGCCGTCACCCTCCTGCGATCCCGCCCCTGA
- a CDS encoding sensor histidine kinase translates to MSRLAPARHLLNWRSLHWKIAALTAAAACAVTAVVGVLVHRATYDWSLTIGQQKAYRALEDATVAYARTGSRGEALADPDEIPAPMLGSLRRGVTLTWYDDRKPDQPWMWAARVVDGEPLAVRMEMGPERRSLQALDRHIVMAALAALAVVVPLAALAASLPTRRLRRVAQTARRISEGELDARIGMDGRRGDEIAEISAAVDSMAGSLQRWLLNEQRFTADVAHELRTPVMGLMTSAELLPDGEVTDLVRDRVRVLRTLVECLLEISRLDAGAERADRVPVPLGEVVEESVRRTGLQAAVTVTGAPVVETDPRRLDRIIANLVINAHRHGRSPVEVAVDGTTVVVRDHGPGFPDELLAHGPQRFRTGAAERGRGYGLGLAIALGQAGVIGADLTLANAPGGGAAAVVCLPERAQRG, encoded by the coding sequence ATGAGCCGCCTCGCTCCGGCACGCCACCTGCTGAACTGGCGGTCCCTGCACTGGAAGATCGCCGCGCTGACCGCCGCCGCGGCGTGCGCGGTCACGGCGGTGGTCGGGGTGCTCGTCCACCGGGCGACCTACGACTGGTCACTCACGATCGGCCAGCAGAAGGCCTACCGGGCCCTTGAGGACGCGACCGTCGCGTACGCCAGGACCGGCAGCAGGGGGGAGGCCCTCGCCGACCCCGACGAGATCCCTGCCCCGATGCTGGGGTCGCTGCGGCGGGGAGTGACTCTCACCTGGTACGACGACAGGAAGCCCGACCAGCCGTGGATGTGGGCGGCGCGGGTCGTCGACGGCGAGCCGCTGGCCGTACGGATGGAGATGGGCCCGGAGCGGCGCAGCCTCCAGGCGCTCGACCGGCACATCGTCATGGCCGCGCTGGCGGCCCTCGCCGTCGTCGTTCCGCTGGCCGCCCTGGCCGCCAGCCTGCCCACCCGGCGGCTACGGCGGGTCGCCCAAACAGCGCGCCGCATCTCCGAGGGCGAGCTGGACGCCAGAATCGGCATGGACGGCCGGCGGGGGGACGAGATCGCCGAGATCTCCGCGGCGGTCGACTCGATGGCCGGCTCGCTGCAGCGGTGGCTCCTCAACGAGCAGCGTTTCACCGCCGACGTCGCCCACGAGCTGCGCACCCCGGTGATGGGCCTGATGACCTCGGCCGAGCTGCTCCCGGACGGCGAGGTCACCGACCTGGTCCGCGACCGGGTGCGGGTGCTGCGGACCCTGGTGGAGTGCCTGCTGGAGATCTCCCGCCTCGACGCGGGCGCCGAGCGTGCCGACCGCGTGCCGGTGCCGCTCGGTGAGGTCGTCGAGGAGTCCGTACGGCGGACGGGGCTCCAGGCCGCGGTGACGGTGACCGGCGCGCCGGTCGTGGAGACCGACCCGCGCCGTCTCGACCGGATCATCGCCAACCTCGTCATCAACGCCCACCGGCACGGACGCTCTCCGGTGGAGGTCGCCGTGGACGGCACGACCGTCGTCGTACGCGATCACGGCCCCGGCTTCCCGGACGAGCTGCTGGCCCACGGGCCGCAGCGGTTCCGCACGGGAGCGGCCGAGCGCGGCCGGGGGTACGGCCTCGGCCTGGCCATCGCCCTCGGCCAGGCCGGGGTCATCGGCGCCGATCTCACACTCGCCAACGCCCCCGGCGGCGGCGCGGCCGCCGTCGTGTGCCTTCCCGAGCGTGCCCAGCGGGGCTGA
- a CDS encoding DinB family protein — protein MTPPRDRPPYVADERTQLVGWLDMQRAIIHWKCEGLSDADAHRPVLPASPLMTMAGVVSHLRWTEHCWFEVLFLGRPATGPQFEGEHDDADMMVEGVPLAQLLEEYDRQCAVSNEIIAAHSLDDVGRHPDFRSAAATLRWMVIHMVEETARHAGHVDAIRELLDGEKGYY, from the coding sequence ATGACCCCTCCTCGCGATCGCCCTCCCTACGTAGCCGACGAGCGGACCCAGCTTGTCGGCTGGCTCGACATGCAGCGCGCGATCATCCACTGGAAATGCGAAGGGTTGTCCGACGCGGACGCCCACCGACCCGTCCTTCCGGCCTCACCTCTCATGACGATGGCGGGTGTCGTCTCCCACCTGCGGTGGACCGAGCACTGCTGGTTCGAGGTCCTCTTCCTGGGGCGGCCGGCCACGGGGCCTCAATTCGAAGGCGAGCATGACGATGCCGACATGATGGTCGAAGGCGTCCCTCTCGCCCAGCTCCTGGAGGAGTACGACCGGCAGTGTGCGGTGTCGAACGAGATCATCGCGGCCCATTCGCTGGACGATGTGGGCCGGCATCCGGACTTCCGTTCCGCTGCCGCGACCCTGCGGTGGATGGTGATCCACATGGTCGAGGAGACCGCCCGGCACGCCGGTCACGTGGATGCCATCCGGGAGCTTCTCGACGGGGAGAAGGGCTACTACTGA
- a CDS encoding TetR/AcrR family transcriptional regulator, whose translation MQDGRKLRGQRSREAILDQAVALASVDGLGGLTLSRLAEAAGVSKSGFFAHWRDKEQLQLDCVDRARRLWSERVIAPAATAPRGLRRLFALHESRLAFYADGVLPGGCFFFVAQVEFDDRPGPVRDSVAAAMGDWLGYLEHRVQEAVDLGELTADPAQLAYEIEALGEAAVTHARLRDSDAAYRHARRAVLDRLRVLATDPSILPED comes from the coding sequence ATGCAAGACGGGAGAAAACTGCGCGGCCAGCGCAGCCGCGAAGCGATCCTCGACCAAGCCGTCGCCCTGGCCTCCGTCGACGGCCTCGGCGGCCTCACCCTGAGCCGCCTGGCCGAGGCCGCCGGCGTCAGCAAGTCCGGGTTCTTCGCCCACTGGCGCGACAAGGAGCAGCTCCAGCTCGACTGCGTCGACCGGGCCCGCCGCCTCTGGAGCGAGCGGGTGATCGCCCCTGCCGCCACCGCCCCCAGAGGCCTCAGGCGGCTGTTCGCCCTCCATGAGTCCCGCCTCGCCTTCTACGCGGACGGCGTGCTCCCCGGCGGCTGCTTCTTCTTCGTCGCCCAGGTCGAGTTCGACGACCGTCCCGGCCCGGTCAGGGACAGCGTCGCCGCCGCCATGGGCGACTGGCTCGGCTACCTCGAACACCGGGTCCAGGAGGCCGTCGACCTCGGCGAGCTGACCGCCGATCCGGCCCAGCTCGCCTACGAGATCGAGGCGCTGGGCGAGGCCGCCGTCACCCACGCCCGGCTGCGCGACAGCGACGCCGCCTACCGCCACGCCCGCAGAGCGGTCCTCGACCGGCTCCGCGTCCTCGCCACCGACCCTTCGATCCTCCCGGAGGACTGA
- a CDS encoding NAD-dependent epimerase/dehydratase family protein — MRTLVIGGSVFLGRAIVEEALRRGHEVTTFNRGRSGADLPGVEAVRGDREAVEDLARLTDGRQWDVVVDICGYVPRVVGESVRALNGRAATYAFISSISACSGWPEPGAVDESAPRFECAPDAGPEDGDYGTLKAGCERAVEQGFDGNVLIIEPGLILGPHENVGRLPWWLTRIARGGRMLAPGSPDVAMQVIDARDIAAFTLTQAEAGVNDRFFTSGVQGNITFGDWLAECRAVTGSDAEFVWVKDRFLLDREVQPWTELPLWAPQNPEFAGVWLPSSAKARAAGLRCRPVAETIRDTWAWLREIPVEERSFGRHGIDPEKEAEILAEWA, encoded by the coding sequence ATGAGAACTCTGGTCATCGGCGGTTCGGTCTTCCTCGGCCGGGCGATCGTCGAGGAAGCACTGCGGCGCGGGCATGAGGTAACGACGTTCAACCGGGGCAGGAGCGGTGCCGACCTGCCCGGCGTCGAGGCGGTCAGGGGCGACCGCGAGGCCGTCGAGGATCTGGCGCGCCTCACGGACGGCAGGCAGTGGGACGTGGTCGTCGACATCTGCGGCTACGTCCCCCGCGTCGTCGGCGAGTCGGTGCGGGCGCTCAACGGCAGGGCGGCCACCTACGCCTTCATCTCCAGCATCTCGGCCTGCTCCGGCTGGCCGGAGCCCGGGGCGGTCGACGAGAGCGCGCCCCGGTTCGAGTGCGCCCCGGACGCCGGCCCCGAGGACGGGGACTACGGCACGCTCAAGGCGGGCTGCGAGCGCGCGGTGGAGCAGGGCTTCGACGGCAACGTCCTGATCATCGAACCGGGCCTCATCCTCGGCCCGCACGAGAACGTCGGCCGCCTGCCCTGGTGGCTCACCCGGATCGCCCGGGGCGGGCGGATGCTCGCCCCGGGCAGTCCGGACGTGGCGATGCAGGTCATCGACGCCCGCGACATCGCCGCCTTCACCCTGACCCAGGCGGAGGCCGGGGTGAACGACCGCTTCTTCACCAGCGGGGTGCAGGGCAACATCACCTTCGGCGACTGGTTGGCCGAGTGCCGCGCGGTGACCGGCTCGGACGCGGAGTTCGTCTGGGTGAAGGACCGGTTCCTGCTCGACCGGGAGGTCCAGCCCTGGACCGAGCTGCCGCTCTGGGCCCCGCAGAACCCGGAGTTCGCCGGGGTCTGGCTGCCGTCGTCCGCCAAGGCCCGCGCGGCGGGGCTGCGCTGCCGCCCCGTCGCCGAGACCATCCGCGACACCTGGGCCTGGCTGCGCGAGATCCCCGTGGAGGAGCGCTCCTTCGGCCGGCACGGCATCGACCCCGAGAAGGAGGCCGAAATCCTCGCCGAGTGGGCATAA
- the cseB gene encoding two-component system response regulator CseB encodes MSGSGGGGTPSLLLVEDDEVIRRTVAMTLERYGYEVSVAGDGLTGLELFRDGRHDLLLLDVMLPALDGIGLCRRVRESSVVPILMMSARGDSPDVVSGLEAGADDYVVKPVDTAVLVARIRSLLRRAAFAPPAPPAEQPSEPAGASLVFGDLSIDPQGLEVRRAGEPVALAPTELRLLLEFAANPGIVLDRQTLLRDVWDYGWDGDSRVVDLCVQRLRKKIGADRIETVRGFGYKLLR; translated from the coding sequence ATGTCTGGTTCGGGCGGCGGGGGCACACCCTCGCTACTCCTCGTCGAGGACGACGAGGTGATCCGCAGGACGGTCGCGATGACCCTGGAGCGGTACGGCTACGAAGTGTCTGTGGCCGGCGACGGCCTGACCGGGCTGGAGCTCTTCCGTGACGGGCGGCACGACCTGCTGCTGCTCGACGTGATGCTGCCCGCACTGGACGGCATCGGGCTGTGCCGGAGGGTACGGGAGTCGAGCGTGGTGCCGATCCTGATGATGTCGGCCCGGGGCGACTCGCCCGACGTGGTGTCGGGGCTGGAGGCGGGTGCCGACGACTACGTCGTGAAGCCCGTCGACACGGCGGTACTGGTGGCGCGGATCCGCTCGCTGCTGCGCCGCGCGGCGTTCGCCCCGCCCGCGCCCCCCGCCGAGCAGCCCTCGGAGCCGGCCGGCGCCTCCCTGGTCTTCGGGGACCTGAGCATCGACCCGCAGGGCCTCGAGGTGCGCCGGGCCGGCGAGCCGGTCGCACTGGCACCCACCGAGCTACGGCTCCTGCTGGAGTTCGCCGCCAACCCGGGGATCGTGCTCGACCGGCAGACGCTGCTGCGCGACGTCTGGGACTACGGCTGGGACGGGGACAGCCGGGTCGTCGACCTGTGCGTGCAACGGCTGCGCAAGAAGATCGGCGCCGACCGGATCGAGACGGTCCGCGGTTTCGGCTACAAGCTGCTGCGATGA